The Rhodoferax ferrireducens T118 DNA segment AGAACTGAACAACGCGTACTGGGTGGCCGAGTAGTTGATATTTGTCAGACTGGACAGGTAGGCAATGAAGGCCGCCGAGGCTATGCCGCTGGCCAGGTTGTCAGCCGAGATGACAAAAATAAGTGCCGTTAGATCATGGCCCCGTGTACTCAAGGCCGCAAACAGCAAATTGGTGGCGGCACTCAACACCGCGCCCAGCATCAGCACCCGCATCACACCGAACCGCATCGACAGCACACCGCCCACAAAAGCGCCGACCAGCGTCATGATGACGCCGAAAATCTTGGTCACTGCCGCCACCTCGTCCTTGGTGTAGCCCATGTCCACATAAAACGGATTGGCCATGATGCCCATGACCACGTCGCTGATGCGGTAAATGGCAATCAGCGCCAGGATCAGCAGCGCCTGCTTGCCGTAGCGATGCAAAAAGTCGGCAAACGGTTCAATCAAGGCGCCGCGCAGCCATTCGCGCGCATTTTTGGCCGATGGCATGGCCCGGCGCAGCGGTTCGGGCGACAGCAGCACCGTCAACACCCCCAGCAACATGCTGGCCGCCATCACCAGGTAAGCGGTTTGCCAGGCACCATGCTGATAGCCGGCCACCCCGGCCACTTCGGCTCGCGCCGCCACCCACAACACCCCGGCCCCGGCCCAGATCATGGCCAGACGGTAGCCGGTCTGGTAAGCCGCTGCCAGCGCCGCCTGGCGATTGATATTGGCCGATTCGATGCGAAAGGCATCCAGTGCAATATCTTGCGTCGCCGAGCCAAAGGCCACCGCCAGGGCACCCCACACCACGGGCTGCAGCGCGACCCGCGGGTCGTTGAATGACATGGCCACCAAACCGGCCATCACGGCCAGCTGGGCCAGCAAGAGCCAACTGCGCCTGCGGCCCATCCAGCGTGTCAGCAGCGGAATGGGCATCCGGTCCACCAGCGGCGCCCACACCCACTTGAAAGCGTAGGCCAGGCCGACCCAGCTCAAATAACCAATGGTGGTGCGGTCAAGGCCGGCCTCGCGCAGCCAAAAACTCAAGGTGCCCAGCACCAGCAGCAAGGGCAGGCCGGCCGAAAACCCCAGTAGCAGCATGCGCAGCGTGGGTGGCTCCAGATAAACTTTGAAAGTGTCGATCCAGGCGGGCTTGATTTGGGGGGTGTTAGAGGCACTTGATGTCATGCGGGAATAATACGCGGAGCCCCGTCGTTGCCTGAACCCACTGATGAATACACCATACCACTGCCCCTTGTGTCTGACGCGCCGCCTGGCGCTGCAAGGCATGGCCCTGACGCTGGTTCTGCCGGGCGCCACATGGCCGATCGCGCTGGCACGTGAGGGCGTCGATGTCGGCGGCAATTCGGTCTTCAGCAATCTGGTGCCGGCCGAAACGGTGGAGCGCTCGGCCGGCCAGCAATACGCCCAGCTGTTGCAACAGGCGGCGGCCCAGCACGCGCTGGGCAGCAAAGACCATCCCCAGGTGCGGCGTCTGCGCGCCATTGCCAACAAGATCATTCCGTTTGCCAGCACTTGGAATCCGCGGGCCAGCAACTGGCGCTGGGAAGTCAGCCTGATCGGCAGCAAGCAGATCAACGCGTTTTGTATGCCGGGCGGAAAAATTGCTTTCTACAGCGGCATCCTGGAACAACTCAAACTCACCGATGCTGAAATCGCCACCGTCATGGGGCACGAGATGGCCCATGCCCTGCGGGAGCACGCCCGCGCTCGCCTGGGCAAGAATGCCGCCACCGGCATCGGCGCCAGCCTGTTGGGACAGGTGCTTGGCTTGGGTAATTTGGGCCAAACCGTCACCAACTACGGTGCGCAGTTACTGACGCTGCAGTTCAGCCGCAGCGACGAATCGGATGCTGACCTGGTGGGTATGGAGTTGGCGGCTCGTGCCGGCTTTGACCCGCGCGCCGGTGTCACGTTGTGGCAAAAAATGGCCGCCGCCAGTCGGGGCGCGCCGCCGCAGTGGCTGTCCACCCACCCCTCGGGCAGCACCCGCATCAGCGATATTGAACGCAACCTGCCCAAAGTGACGCCGCTGTATGAGCGGGCCAAGCAGTAGTTGTGCCAGGTTGTCAGTTCCGGTGAAATAATCGCCTTCTTCCTGTACTGAACAAGACCCACCCCATGAACCTCACCGAATCCCTGCTGCACGCCCTCAAGGCGCATGGCGCACGGCAAATCTTTGGCATCCCCGGCGACTTCGCGCTGCCGTACTTTCGTATTATTGAGAAGTCCGCCATCCTGCCGCTGTACACCTTGTCACACGAGCCGGGCGTGGGTTTTGCCGCTGACGCCTGTGGCCGTATCAGCGGTGGCCTGGGTGTGGCGGCTGTGACCTATGGCGCCGGCGCCTTCAACATGGTCAATGCGGTGGCGTCGGCCTACGCCGAGAAATCACCGCTGGTGGTGCTGTCGGGCGGTCCCGGCAAGGGCGAATCTCAATCCGGACTCTTGTTGCACCACCAGGCCAAGACATTGGATTCGCAGTTCCAGATTTACAAGGAAATTACCTGCGATCAGGTTCGGCTGGATGATGCCGAGCGCGCCCCGGCCGACATCGCCCGGGCGCTGGCCAATTGCCTGCGCCATTCGCAACCGGTGTACATCGAGATTCCGCGCGACATGGTGGCCGAACCCTGCTTGCCGGTGACGGCGCAGGCCGCTTTGGCGGTTGACCCGGATGCGCTGGACGCCTGCGTGACAGACATTTTGCAGCGCCTGGCGCAAGCCAGCGCGCCCGTCCTGATGGCGGGCGTTGAAGTGCGGCGTTTCGGGCTGGAGGCCAAGGTCGCCGAATTGTCAAGTCGGCTGGCGCTGCCGGTGGTCACCAGTTTCATGGGTGTTGGCTTGCTGGCGCAAACCGAGGCACCCCTGGTCGGCACCTACCTCGGCGTGGCGGGCTTGCCCGAGGTGACGCAACTGGTGGAAAACTCCGACGGTTTGTTTCTGCTCGGCGTGATTGTGTCGGACACCAATTTCGCCGTGTCGGAGAAGAAGATCGATCTGCGCAAAACCATACGGGCTCTGGCGGGCCAGGTCACGATGGGTTACCACACCTATTCCCATATACCGCTGGCGGCGCTGGTGGACCACCTGCTGCTGCGGGTGCCGGCCACCGACAAGAAGTTTTCGGTCAAACACCAGAGCTATCCGCACGGCCTGGTGGCGGACGCCGCGTCCATCACACCCACTGACATCGCCACCGCCGTCAATGACCTGATGGCCAGGCACGGAAAACTGCCGATTGCCTCCGACATGGGTGACTGCCTGTTTACCGCGCTGGACATTGAACACACCGCCCTGATCGCGCCCGGCTACTACGCCACCATGGGTTTTGGTGTGCCCGCCGGCCTGGGTCTGCAGGCCGCGACCGGTGAGCGCCCGCTGATCCTGGTCGGTGACGGCGCGTTCCAGATGACCGGCTGGGAGCTGGGCAATTGCCGACGCTATGGCTGGGACCCGATCGTGCTGCTGTTCAACAACGCCAGCTGGGAAATGCTGCGCACCTTCCAGCCCGAGTCTGGCTTCAATGACCTCGACCACTGGGGTTTTGCCGAAATGGCAGCCGGCATGGGGGGAGATGGAGTGCGGGTCAACACCCGCGCCGAGCTCAAGGCCGCGCTGGACAAGGCGATTGCAACCCGCGGGCGTTTTCAGTTGATTGACATCACGATCCCGCGTGGTGTGCTGTCAGAAACGCTTTCGCGCTTTGTGGCCGGGGTCAAGCGGCTCAGCACGCCGCAATAGACGGCGCCCGGTCCGCACGCTGTGACAGGTCCGGGGGTAGGCTGGGAAATATATAAGAAACAGGCCTCTAGCCCCCGCTGTACAGGCGCAACACGCTATTTAAATAGTAGCAATATTGCGCTCCCTGCTTCGCCCTGAAAGGCTTCACCAGTTGACCTCGCGCTCGGCCGTGGCGCTGATCATGTGAATGGACAGGTCGGCGCCGTTGTATTCTTCCTCCTGGCTCAGGCGCAAGCCCATGACGGCTTTGAGTCCGCCATAAACCAGCAGACCACCCGCCACGGCCCAGGCCACACCCATGGCGGTGCCGATCAGTTGGGCGCCCAGATTCACGCCCCCCAGGCCGCCGAGCGCTTGGCTGCCAAAAATACCGGCGGCAATGCCGCCCCAGGTGCCGCACAGGCCATGTAGTGGCCACACGCCCAGCACGTCGTCAATCTTCCATCTGTTTTGCGTCAGGGTGAACATGCGCACAAACAGAGCACCGGCCACCACACCCACCACCAGTGCACCTAATGGGTGCATCAGATCGGAGCCAGCGCACACGGCGACCAGCCCTGCCAGGGGTCCGTTGTGCACAAAGCCAGGGTCATTCTTGCCTGCCACCAGCGCCGCCAGCGTGCCGCCCACCATCGCCATCAGCGAGTTGACCGCCACCAGCCCCGAGATCTTGTCCAGCGTTTGTGCGCTCATCACGTTAAAGCCAAACCAGCCGACCGTCAGCACCCAGGCACCCAGCGCCAGAAACGGAATGCTCGATGGTGGATGGGCCGAAATGCCGCCGTCCTTGCGGTAGCGGTTGGCGCGCGCGCCCAACAAGATCACGGCGGGCAGCGCAACCCAGCCGCCCACCGCGTGCACCACCACGCTGCCGGCAAAGTCATGAAACTCGGCGCCGGTCAGGCTTTTGATCCAGCCCTGCACGCCAAAATGCTGGTTCCAGGCAATGCCCTCAAAAAATGGGTAGACAAAGCCGACGATGACCGCCGTGGCGATCAGTTGCGGCCAGAAGCGGGCGCGCTCGGCAATGCCGCCCGAAATAATGGCCGGAATGGCGGCGGCAAACGTCAGCAAGAAAAAGAACCTGACCAGCTCGAAACCGTTCTTGGCGGCCAACTGCTCGGCGCCGACAAAAAAATGAGTGCCATAGGCGACGCCATAACCCACCAGAAAGTACGCGATGGTCGAGACCGAAAAGTCCACCAGGATCTTGACCAGCGCATTGACCTGATTCTTGCGGCGGACCGTGCCGAGCTCCAGAAATGCAAAACCTGCATGCATGGCCAGCACCATGACGGCGCCGAGCAAGATGAACAAGGTGTCGGCGCCCTGTTTGAGTGCTTCCATGAAAACCTTTTGAGAAAAAATGAATTGAATTGGTGCATCCGGCAGCTGATTGCCGACTGCGCACCAAACTAAAGCAAAAAACGCGCCAAAACGGTCCCCCATGAGTACGGACTACGTGCGTCCGGGCCGCCGTGTCTCCAAGCGGTGCAGGCAGGACGACAAGCAGGGAGGGTCACCGGCACAGGTGCTCGTCCGTTACCATCGCCCGCTATGGACGCATTTTTAGTTTCAACCGGTATCGTGGCCTTGGCCGAAATGGGTGACAAAACCCAACTACTCGCACTTCTGCTGGCGGTGCGCTTTCGCCGGCCCTGGCCGATTGTGCTGGGCATCTTTGTCGCCACCCTAGCCAACCACGCCCTGGCAGGGGCTGTGGGGGCCTGGGTGACCACCGTGCTGGGACCGGATGTGCTGCGCTGGGTGCTGGGCGGCTCGTTCATCGCCATGGCGGTCTGGATGCTGATTCCCGACAAGATGGACGACGACGAAACGGGCGCGGCGCCCCGGTTTGGTGTCTTTGGCACCACCGTCATCGCCTTTTTCCTGGCCGAGATGGGGGATAAAACCCAAGTTGCCACCGTCATGCTGGCGGCGCAATACCACGCTTATTTTTCAGTCATAGCCGGTACCACGCTGGGCATGATGCTGGCCAATGCGCCGGTGGTCTGGCTGGGTGAACGCATGACACGACTGCTGCCGCTGCGCGCGGTGCACATCGTGTCTGCCTTGATCTTCCTGGGGCTGGGGC contains these protein-coding regions:
- a CDS encoding M48 family metallopeptidase, which gives rise to MNTPYHCPLCLTRRLALQGMALTLVLPGATWPIALAREGVDVGGNSVFSNLVPAETVERSAGQQYAQLLQQAAAQHALGSKDHPQVRRLRAIANKIIPFASTWNPRASNWRWEVSLIGSKQINAFCMPGGKIAFYSGILEQLKLTDAEIATVMGHEMAHALREHARARLGKNAATGIGASLLGQVLGLGNLGQTVTNYGAQLLTLQFSRSDESDADLVGMELAARAGFDPRAGVTLWQKMAAASRGAPPQWLSTHPSGSTRISDIERNLPKVTPLYERAKQ
- the ipdC gene encoding indolepyruvate/phenylpyruvate decarboxylase, with the protein product MNLTESLLHALKAHGARQIFGIPGDFALPYFRIIEKSAILPLYTLSHEPGVGFAADACGRISGGLGVAAVTYGAGAFNMVNAVASAYAEKSPLVVLSGGPGKGESQSGLLLHHQAKTLDSQFQIYKEITCDQVRLDDAERAPADIARALANCLRHSQPVYIEIPRDMVAEPCLPVTAQAALAVDPDALDACVTDILQRLAQASAPVLMAGVEVRRFGLEAKVAELSSRLALPVVTSFMGVGLLAQTEAPLVGTYLGVAGLPEVTQLVENSDGLFLLGVIVSDTNFAVSEKKIDLRKTIRALAGQVTMGYHTYSHIPLAALVDHLLLRVPATDKKFSVKHQSYPHGLVADAASITPTDIATAVNDLMARHGKLPIASDMGDCLFTALDIEHTALIAPGYYATMGFGVPAGLGLQAATGERPLILVGDGAFQMTGWELGNCRRYGWDPIVLLFNNASWEMLRTFQPESGFNDLDHWGFAEMAAGMGGDGVRVNTRAELKAALDKAIATRGRFQLIDITIPRGVLSETLSRFVAGVKRLSTPQ
- a CDS encoding AmpG family muropeptide MFS transporter — translated: MTSSASNTPQIKPAWIDTFKVYLEPPTLRMLLLGFSAGLPLLLVLGTLSFWLREAGLDRTTIGYLSWVGLAYAFKWVWAPLVDRMPIPLLTRWMGRRRSWLLLAQLAVMAGLVAMSFNDPRVALQPVVWGALAVAFGSATQDIALDAFRIESANINRQAALAAAYQTGYRLAMIWAGAGVLWVAARAEVAGVAGYQHGAWQTAYLVMAASMLLGVLTVLLSPEPLRRAMPSAKNAREWLRGALIEPFADFLHRYGKQALLILALIAIYRISDVVMGIMANPFYVDMGYTKDEVAAVTKIFGVIMTLVGAFVGGVLSMRFGVMRVLMLGAVLSAATNLLFAALSTRGHDLTALIFVISADNLASGIASAAFIAYLSSLTNINYSATQYALFSSMMLLAPKFLAGYSGRYVDAFGYQNFFIGTSLLGLPVLLLVWLASRARQA
- a CDS encoding TMEM165/GDT1 family protein, with the translated sequence MDAFLVSTGIVALAEMGDKTQLLALLLAVRFRRPWPIVLGIFVATLANHALAGAVGAWVTTVLGPDVLRWVLGGSFIAMAVWMLIPDKMDDDETGAAPRFGVFGTTVIAFFLAEMGDKTQVATVMLAAQYHAYFSVIAGTTLGMMLANAPVVWLGERMTRLLPLRAVHIVSALIFLGLGLAALLGWI
- a CDS encoding ammonium transporter; translation: MEALKQGADTLFILLGAVMVLAMHAGFAFLELGTVRRKNQVNALVKILVDFSVSTIAYFLVGYGVAYGTHFFVGAEQLAAKNGFELVRFFFLLTFAAAIPAIISGGIAERARFWPQLIATAVIVGFVYPFFEGIAWNQHFGVQGWIKSLTGAEFHDFAGSVVVHAVGGWVALPAVILLGARANRYRKDGGISAHPPSSIPFLALGAWVLTVGWFGFNVMSAQTLDKISGLVAVNSLMAMVGGTLAALVAGKNDPGFVHNGPLAGLVAVCAGSDLMHPLGALVVGVVAGALFVRMFTLTQNRWKIDDVLGVWPLHGLCGTWGGIAAGIFGSQALGGLGGVNLGAQLIGTAMGVAWAVAGGLLVYGGLKAVMGLRLSQEEEYNGADLSIHMISATAEREVNW